The following are encoded together in the Xanthomonas sacchari genome:
- a CDS encoding response regulator transcription factor — protein MSEVILLEDEPVLCEELGEFLQDLGYIAVCVDSIAGFRQRFDPARHTMAVIDVGLPDGSGLELIRELRRAGHRLGIVVFSARNTASDRIAGLEFGADHYLGKGIDLDELAATLAALGRRLALPPPAARWVLELAAARLNVPNAPPVPLSRQDLLVLACLMRHAGESVGHREIADALGVNFLEYDRRRLDTQMYRLRRRVEEISGRPLPVKTLRNSGYRFHAPAAIAP, from the coding sequence ATGTCCGAAGTGATCCTGCTCGAGGACGAGCCGGTGCTGTGCGAGGAACTCGGCGAGTTCCTGCAGGATCTGGGCTATATCGCCGTCTGCGTGGACAGCATCGCCGGCTTCCGGCAACGATTCGACCCGGCGCGCCACACCATGGCCGTCATCGACGTGGGCCTTCCCGATGGCAGCGGCCTGGAGTTGATCCGCGAGCTGCGCCGCGCCGGTCATCGGCTGGGCATCGTGGTGTTCAGCGCGCGCAATACCGCCAGCGATCGCATCGCCGGGCTGGAGTTCGGCGCGGATCACTATCTGGGCAAGGGCATCGACCTGGACGAGTTGGCCGCAACCCTGGCCGCGCTCGGCCGCCGCCTGGCGCTGCCGCCACCGGCGGCGCGCTGGGTGCTGGAACTGGCCGCCGCCCGCCTGAACGTGCCCAACGCACCGCCGGTGCCGCTGTCGCGCCAGGATCTGCTGGTGCTGGCGTGCCTGATGCGCCATGCCGGCGAGAGCGTGGGCCACCGCGAGATCGCCGACGCGCTGGGGGTGAACTTCCTCGAGTACGACCGGCGGCGGCTGGACACGCAGATGTACCGCTTGCGGCGCCGCGTGGAGGAGATCAGCGGACGCCCGTTGCCGGTGAAGACCTTGCGCAACAGCGGCTATCGCTTCCACGCGCCGGCGGCGATCGCCCCCTGA
- a CDS encoding class I fructose-bisphosphate aldolase gives MSIEQLAETAQAMVAPGKGIIAIDESTSTIAKRFAGVGIENVEENRRAYRELLLTTPKLSDHISGAILYDETIRQKTKDGVPFAKYMAEHGIIPGIKVDKGTHPLAGMPGELITEGLDGLRARLEEYYKLGARFAKWRAVITIGEDIPSGVCIETNAHALARYAALCQEQGLVPMVEPEVLMDGDHDIETCYEVTEATLRSLFGALYEQNVVLEGTILKASMVIAGKDCDEQASVEEVAESTVMCLKSTVPAILPGIVFLSGGQTDEQSTAHLNAMNQLGNLPWPLSFSYGRAMQQAALKLWAQDMKGNFAKAQQVVYERAKENGLAALGKWQG, from the coding sequence ATGAGCATCGAACAGCTTGCCGAAACCGCACAGGCAATGGTCGCCCCGGGCAAGGGCATCATCGCGATCGACGAATCCACCAGCACCATCGCCAAGCGCTTCGCCGGCGTGGGCATCGAGAATGTCGAAGAGAACCGCCGTGCCTACCGCGAGCTGCTGCTGACCACGCCGAAGCTGAGCGACCACATCTCCGGCGCGATCCTGTACGACGAGACCATCCGCCAGAAGACCAAGGACGGCGTGCCGTTCGCCAAGTACATGGCCGAGCACGGCATCATCCCCGGCATCAAGGTCGACAAGGGCACGCATCCGCTGGCCGGCATGCCGGGCGAACTGATCACCGAAGGCCTGGATGGCCTGCGCGCGCGCCTGGAGGAGTACTACAAGCTCGGCGCACGCTTCGCCAAGTGGCGTGCGGTCATCACCATCGGCGAGGACATCCCCTCCGGCGTGTGCATCGAGACCAACGCGCATGCGCTGGCTCGTTACGCGGCGCTGTGCCAGGAGCAGGGCCTGGTGCCGATGGTGGAGCCGGAAGTGCTGATGGACGGCGACCACGACATCGAGACCTGCTACGAGGTCACCGAAGCCACGCTGCGTTCGTTGTTCGGCGCGCTGTACGAGCAGAACGTGGTCCTGGAAGGCACCATCCTCAAGGCCTCGATGGTCATCGCCGGCAAGGACTGCGACGAGCAGGCCAGCGTCGAGGAAGTGGCCGAGTCCACCGTGATGTGCCTCAAGAGCACCGTGCCGGCGATCCTGCCGGGCATCGTGTTCCTGTCCGGCGGCCAGACCGACGAGCAGTCCACCGCGCACCTCAACGCGATGAACCAGCTCGGCAACCTGCCGTGGCCGCTGAGCTTCTCCTACGGCCGCGCCATGCAGCAGGCCGCGCTGAAGCTGTGGGCGCAGGACATGAAGGGCAATTTCGCCAAGGCGCAGCAGGTGGTGTACGAGCGCGCCAAGGAAAACGGCCTGGCCGCGCTGGGCAAGTGGCAGGGCTGA